In Betta splendens chromosome 3, fBetSpl5.4, whole genome shotgun sequence, the genomic window GGATGAAGGGCCTCTGGACGTAGTTGTAAATGACTTCTGGACGGCCTCCTGGTCGCTTCTTGACTTTCTCTTTATATGTAGGGTAACCTGTCCACAGCACAGAAACCATACCCATTAGCCCAGTTCATTTTGAATCTAAAGTGCACCCAGTTTGGCTTGGATGTTAAACTTCATCACATTTGACTTGTTTGCAGTTACAACAATTACTGCAGAAAGCTGCTTTTGAGTAATTTTGACCTTAGTAATTTTCATTTTTGCTCAACAGGCACCAATAAACACAAGAttctctttttccttctcttGACCTTTTCtaaagtattttatattttcatacaTTTTATTCTTGCATGTAGCAACTATGAACTATAACAAACATGGCTTAAAAAATTATACTTTACTTGCCTTCAATGCCCAGTCGAATTTTCTTCAAACCTCGTTCCTTTAACACTGACTTGGCAACATCTCGATTCTCAATATACTTGAAAAATCTGTACAGTTTTGTgctgtaaatgactgtaaataaagatgaaaacagaatgCACATATTACGGTACATACTTATGATTTGTACATTTAGAAACCcgtgtctgtactgtacagtgtatacATACTCTGTGAATACTCCTCTCCCATCTGTGGGGGATATTCTTCATCCCAGTCCACCACATCGTCATCAGTGAGGACTACAATGTGACATTCCCTCTCTCCGCTCTGAGCACTGGCCACCATCAAAGGCAAAACCATTTCCTCGAGGTAAAACTCAAACTGTCGCCGAGCACCATCATTGGACAGCTCGTGCATCAGGGCACCTAATGATTGAGAGACAGAGTTAGAGCTCATTTATATTTACTCTGACAGTGTACCTCACAAAGTGAAGCATGAATAAAAATAGAAGCTTTTGCAGTTCACTGAGTAATATTGCAGAAAGAACATTTCTGATTAACTATGAAAAGGTTCATTCTGCCTACAATCAGTAATGCTTAGAgtgattttatgttttaaaacagtgttttaaccTAGGAAAATCAGCAGTTTGATGCTTCTTTGTTTACTCACTTCGCTTGCACATTAATGTGCAACAGCTTTGACAGCCCAGAGGGCATACTCACTGAGGTCTCTGCATTTGATGGTGCTGTAGTCAAAGGAGATGCATAGATAGTCACACGCCTCACGCAACTCAGGGATAGAGATTCCATCAGGACAACGGATTATCCCAGATTTGTAGTAATCCTGCCAATTACAAGAAATCACAATGAAAGCAGCTCAAACACTGCGCTAATCCGTTCATTTAACATAAAATAGACATGAAAAAATTAAGTGTATCAGCTAATCGAAGCTCATAGCTTTCCATATTAACCCACAAACCTCTAGACGTTCTGCTTTCATGTTGGTTTGTAACGTGCAATATGCAATAACGTATGTATTGTATTTGTTATGTATTGTGCTGATTGATATTCACACTTTGGAAGCTGTGGTTTGTGCCGACGTTAAATTTGATAGCATAATTCTCAGTCATCTTTCAAATTTTCATACCATTGtaacataataaaatgaaactgtACTAAATAGAGACTGACCAGAATTGCTCTGAAAACTGTTGAGCTGATGCCCTCAGCCACCTCGTACTCCCCCTTCTCGTTGGGCCGTGTAAAATTATGTTCTCTTCCAGATCCAAACATTCTGAAATAAAGAAGCTTAGTTTTATTCTCTGCATTTCCAATAAATCAATTTTGTCTGTTTATATGCATACAGATGTTTCGCATAAACTACTGATATATTGTATAAtactaatatatacaataatatataatTCTTATTCAGATATTTTAGTCAaagtgtactgtacctgcccaACATTGTATTGGGTTGTGCAGTGAAGATGGAAGGGTCGACTATAAACCGCGTATTGTCAACAATCAGAGTGACTCTTTCTGAGGTCCTAATGTTTCGGTTTCCAATGCTGGCACTCGCTCCTCCGTCCTTAGGATTGTCGTAGACAGAAACCATTTCTCCAGCTAACAAGCTTTTGAATGTGCCTTCAGTACTGGATAGGCTGCTGTTGCGACTGCTCACCACcccactgctgctggagccgctggGAGAGACTCTCTGTGGCCGTGGACTGCTGGGTCGTGATGATGGTCCATCTCGTTCACGGTCtttacacaaacagaaataagAACAACCTACATAACAGTTCACATACATTTCTTATTTGGAT contains:
- the btbd10b gene encoding BTB/POZ domain-containing protein 10 isoform X2, which translates into the protein MAARLQSYDSNSSDTETWEGNATSRPRKLCRHLSSQARVSRVTVEQWKMSLHGANGGCDRSRDRRRSSDRSRDSSHEREGQLTPCIRNVTSPTRQHNSDRERDGPSSRPSSPRPQRVSPSGSSSSGVVSSRNSSLSSTEGTFKSLLAGEMVSVYDNPKDGGASASIGNRNIRTSERVTLIVDNTRFIVDPSIFTAQPNTMLGRMFGSGREHNFTRPNEKGEYEVAEGISSTVFRAILDYYKSGIIRCPDGISIPELREACDYLCISFDYSTIKCRDLSALMHELSNDGARRQFEFYLEEMVLPLMVASAQSGERECHIVVLTDDDVVDWDEEYPPQMGEEYSQIIYSTKLYRFFKYIENRDVAKSVLKERGLKKIRLGIEGYPTYKEKVKKRPGGRPEVIYNYVQRPFIRMSWEKEEGKSRHVDFQCVKSKSITNLAAAAADIPQDQLVVMHPGPQVDELDILPNHPPSGNHYSNNYSNEPDPDAPSPAV
- the btbd10b gene encoding BTB/POZ domain-containing protein 10 isoform X1; translated protein: MAARLQSYDSNSSDTETWEGNATSRPRKLCRHLSSSQARVSRVTVEQWKMSLHGANGGCDRSRDRRRSSDRSRDSSHEREGQLTPCIRNVTSPTRQHNSDRERDGPSSRPSSPRPQRVSPSGSSSSGVVSSRNSSLSSTEGTFKSLLAGEMVSVYDNPKDGGASASIGNRNIRTSERVTLIVDNTRFIVDPSIFTAQPNTMLGRMFGSGREHNFTRPNEKGEYEVAEGISSTVFRAILDYYKSGIIRCPDGISIPELREACDYLCISFDYSTIKCRDLSALMHELSNDGARRQFEFYLEEMVLPLMVASAQSGERECHIVVLTDDDVVDWDEEYPPQMGEEYSQIIYSTKLYRFFKYIENRDVAKSVLKERGLKKIRLGIEGYPTYKEKVKKRPGGRPEVIYNYVQRPFIRMSWEKEEGKSRHVDFQCVKSKSITNLAAAAADIPQDQLVVMHPGPQVDELDILPNHPPSGNHYSNNYSNEPDPDAPSPAV
- the btbd10b gene encoding BTB/POZ domain-containing protein 10 isoform X3, which gives rise to MAARLQSYDSNSSDTETWEGNATSRPRKLCRHLSSSQARVSRVTVEQWKMSLHGANGGCDRSRDRRRSSDRSRDSSHEREGQLTPCIRNVTSPTRQHNSDRERDGPSSRPSSPRPQRVSPSGSSSSGVDGGASASIGNRNIRTSERVTLIVDNTRFIVDPSIFTAQPNTMLGRMFGSGREHNFTRPNEKGEYEVAEGISSTVFRAILDYYKSGIIRCPDGISIPELREACDYLCISFDYSTIKCRDLSALMHELSNDGARRQFEFYLEEMVLPLMVASAQSGERECHIVVLTDDDVVDWDEEYPPQMGEEYSQIIYSTKLYRFFKYIENRDVAKSVLKERGLKKIRLGIEGYPTYKEKVKKRPGGRPEVIYNYVQRPFIRMSWEKEEGKSRHVDFQCVKSKSITNLAAAAADIPQDQLVVMHPGPQVDELDILPNHPPSGNHYSNNYSNEPDPDAPSPAV